The following DNA comes from Noviherbaspirillum sp. L7-7A.
ACTGTGCGTGGGCAACGACGGCGCCGCAGGCAAGGGCGGCGGTAATGAGGAGTTTCTTGAGCATGGCGAGTTTTCCGCAAGGCGGCAGCGAGGCTGCTGACAGCGGGCCGCGGCGCGCCTGAGACGGAACCAGTGGGAAAAGGCGCAAGTTTAGCGGAATCGCCGCGACGCTGCGGCGGCTTTTGAGGCTGGTGCAGCGATGCCGCTGGCCATGGCCAGCGGCGACTTCCATTTGCCTGACATGGGCGCAGCGCCCGGCATGAGGGCGCTGCGCATCACAGCGCTCTAATGATTGCGCTGCTGCTTCTTGCCGCCGCCGGCGCCCTCGCCCGTGGAGGCCTTGGTGTGGCTGGCGCCTTCCTTGCCGCTCTGCTTGTGCTGATGCGCCTTGGACTCGGCTTCGGTGGGCGTGTTGGCTTTCTGCTGGCGGGTCTTGTCGTTGGTTTTATCACTGCTCATGCTGTGCTCCTTGCATCGGTTTCATGCCACATCGACATATCCGTCTGACAAGAAGCGCCGCCGAAAGATTCCGGCGGCGCGCAGGCATCGGCTCAAAGCTTGAGCGGTTTCGTATGCCAGACCTGCTCGGCATACTCGGCGATGGTGCGGTCGGACGAGAACGCGCCCATGCCGGCGACATTCAGGATGGCCTTTTTGGTCCATTCCTCGCTCTGGCGGTAGAGATCGTCGACCCGGTCCTGCGCTTCCATATAGCTGGCAAAGTCGGCCAGCAGCAGGTAGTGGTCGCCGAAGTTCACCAGCAGGTCGAACAGCTGCTGGAAGCGGCCCGGCTCGTCCGGCGAGAACACGCCGTCGCGGATCTGGTCCAGCACCTGTCGCAGTTCGGCATCGGTTTCATACAGCTGCCGCGGCTGATAGCCATGGGCGCGGATGTCGGCCACCTGCGGCGTAGTGGCGCCGAAGATGAAGATGTTCTGCTCGCCCACCTGCTCCATGATCTCGATATTGGCGCCGTCCAGCGTGCCGATGGTCAGCGCGCCGTTCAGGGCCAGCTTCATGTTGCCGGTGCCGGAGGCCTCGGTGCCGGCGGTGGAAATCTGTTCCGACAGGTCGGCCGCCGGAATGATCAGCTCGGCCAGGCTGACGCTGTAGTTGGGCATGAACACCACCTTCAAGCGGTCGCCCACGCGCGGGTCGCTGTTGACCCTGGCCGCCACGTCGTTGATGAGCTTGATGACGAGCTTGGCGGTGTGGTACGCCGAGGCTGCCTTGCCGGCGAACAGCACGGTGCGCGGCACCCAGTCGGCATCCGGGTTGGCCAGGATGCGGTTGTAGCGCGCCACCACCTGCAGCAGATTCAGCAGCTGGCGCTTGTATTCATGGATGCGCTTGACCTGCACGTCGAACAGCGAGTCCGGGTTCAGCGCAATGTCCATGTGCTCGCGCACCCAGTCCACCAGGCGCAGCTTGTTCTGGCGCTTGGCCTGCCTGAAGCGCTGCGCGAAGTCGGGGTCGGCGGCCAGTGGCTTCAATTCTGCCAGCTGGTCGAGATGGCGCCGCCAGTCGCGGCCGATATGGCTGTCGATCAGGTCCGACAGCGCCGGATTGGCCTGCGCCAGCCAGCGCCGCGGCGTCACGCCATTGGTCTTGTTGTTGAAGCGGTCCGGGAACACGCGGGCGAAGTCGGCGAAGATGGACTGCTTCATCAGCTCCGAATGCAGGCGCGACACGCCATTGACCTTGTGGCTGGCCACCACCGCGACGTAGGCCATGCGCACCCGGCGTTCGCCATGCTCGTCGATCAGCGACAGCCGCCGCATCAGCTCGAAGTCATGGCCGAACTGCGCGGTCACGCTGTTGAGGAAGTCGGCATTGATGTCGAAGATGATGTTGAGATGGCGCGGCAGCAGCCGGCCCATCATGTCCACCGGCCAGGTTTCCAGCGCCTCGTGCATCAGGGTGTGGTTGGTATAGGAAAAGATGCGCTGCACCAGGCCCCAGGCATGGCTCCATGAAAGCTGGTGCTCGTCGAGCAGGATGCGCATCAGCTCCGGCACCGCCAGCACCGGATGGGTATCGTTCAGGTGCACCGCGACATGGTCGGGCAGGCTGTCGAAGCTGTGGCCGTTGCGCAGGTGGCGCGCCACCAGGTCCTGCATGCTGGCCGAGACGAAGAAGTATTCCTGGCGCAGCCGCAGTTCGCGGCCGGACTGGGTGGAATCGTCCGGATAGAGCACCCGCGACACGTTCTCGGAATGGTTCTTGTCTTCCACCGCGGCGAAGTAATTGCCCTGGTTGAAGGCCGACAGGTCCATCTCGCTGGTGGCCTTGGCCGACCACAGCCGCAGCGTGTTGGTGGTTTCGGTGCCGTAGCCGGGAATGATGGTGTCGTAGGCCATGGCCAGCACGTCCTCGCCGTCGAGCCAGCGCACCTTGTCGCCGTCCTTCTCGATGCGGCCGCCGAAGCGTACCCGGTACTGCACTTCGGGGCGCGGGAATTCCCACGGATTGCCGCCGGAGAGCCAGTAGTCCGGCGCCTCGACCTGGCGGCCGTCGATGACCTGCTGGCGGAACATGCCATAGTCGTAGCGGATGCCGTAGCCCATGCCGGAAATGCCCAGCGTGGCCATCGAGTCGAGGAAGCAGGCCGCCAGCCGGCCCAGGCCGCCATTGCCCAGCGCGGCGTCCGGCTCCAGCTCGGCCAGCTCGTTGATGTCGATATCCAGGGCGCGCAGCGCATCCCTGACTTCCTGGTAGATGCCCAGCGCCAGCAGCGCATTGGTGAAGGTGCGGCCGATCAGGAATTCCATCGAGAGGTAATAGACGCGCTTGACGTCCTGCGCGTAGTACTCGTTGGTGGTTTTCATCCAGCGCTCGACCATGCGGTCGCGCACTGCCAGTTCGGTGGCCTGCAGCCAGTCCTGGGGACGGGCGGCGGCGGGGTTCTTGCCAACCGCGTACATCAGCTTGTTGGCGATCGAGCGCATCAGGGTGTGCACGTCATGCGCGACGTGGTCGTATTCGAATTCGGAATGGGCCATGGTTGGTCGGTATCGGGACGGAATGGAATGGCAGGCTATGGACAGGACGGCGGCACCCGCGCCGGCTCGGCTGCGGTCTTCTTCAACAGCGTATGGAAAATAGCGCGGGCGGGTCGGAATCGTTGCCCGGGAACGCTAGCGTACACGAGCCGGAACGGATAGCGCAGGCGGCAAACGCCCGTGCAGTCGATTTACAACAAGTTGTCAGGCTCGCCTGCTGACAGCCTGTCAACCCGGCAGCCGGTGCATGCATGCGCCTCACACCGGGACCGCCACCTGCTCATACAGCGCCAGGTACTGCCGGGCCGCCACGTCCCAGCTGAACTGCTGCCGCATCGCACAGCGCTGCACCTGGGCCAGGTCGGCTGGCCGGTCGAACAGGGCGAAGGCGCGCCGCATCGCCGCCTCGTAGGCATCCAGCGCAAAGCCATCGAAGGTGAAACCGGTGGCGCGGTCTTCCGCCAGGTTTTCCAGGCTGCAGTCGACCACCGAGTCGGCCAGGCCGCCGACCCGGTGCACCAGCGGCAGCGTGCCATAGGCCAGGCCATACAGCTGGGTCAGGCCGCAGGGCTCGAAGCGGGACGGCACCAGGATCGCGTCGGCGCCGGCGATCAGGCGATGCGACAGCGCCTCGTCGTAGCCGATCTTCACCGCGATGGCGGCCGGGTTGGCGCGCGCGGCGTCGAGGAAAGCCGCTTCCATGCCGGGGTCGCCGCTGCCCAGCAGGGCCAGCTGGCCGCCGTGCGCCAGCAGCGCCGGCAGGCCGGCCAGCACCAGGTTCAGGCCCTTCTGCTCGGCCAGCCGGCTGACCACGCAGAACAGCGGCGCATCGGCACGCTGGGCCAGGCCCAGCGCCGCCTGCAGTGCGCGCTTGCAGGCGGCCTTGCCCGACAGGTCGGCGGCATCGTAATTGGCTGGCAGCAGGCGGTCCGACACCGGGTTCCAGACGGCCGGGTCGACGCCATTCATGATGCCGTGCAGGTCATGCGCGCGCGAGGCCAGCAGGCCGTCCAGGCCGCAGCCCTGCTCCGGGCGCTGGATCTCGCGGGCATAGGTGGGGCTGACGGTGGTGAGCTTGTCGGCGTAGTACAGCCCGGCCTTCATGAAGGACACCTGGCCGTGGTACTCCAGGCCGTACAGGTTGAAGAAGTAGTCCGGCAGGCCCAGCGCGCCGAAGGACCAGTCGCTGAAGATGCCCTGGTAGGCCAGGTTATGCACGGTATAGACGGTGCCGGCCAGCCGCCGCCCGGTCTGGTGCTCGCGCGCCTTCAGGTAGGCCATCGCCAGGCCGGCATGCCAGTCATGCGCATGCACCACCCGCGGCTGCCACCAGCTGTCGCCGCCCTCGGCCAGCCAGGCCGCGACCCGGCCCAGCAGCGCGAAGCGGCGGTCATTGTCCAGATAATCCTTGCCCTCGCTGTCGTAGTAGGGATTGCCGGGCCGGTCGTAGAACTGGGGCGCGTCGATCACATACACCATCACCGCGGTGCCGGGCAGCAGGCCGCAGTACAGTCGCACCGTTTCGGGGCCGAAGCGGCCCGACAGGTCGGTGACCAGCTGCTGCTCGACGATGCCGTCGCGCAGCGCCGGAAAGCCCGGCACCAGCACCCGGGTATCGCAGCCCAGCAGCGCCAGCGTCGGCGGCAGCGCGCCGGTGACGTCGGCCAGGCCGCCGGTCTTGAGCAGCGGATAGAGTTCGGCGCAAACCTGCAGGACCCGCATCATGCGGTGGGAGTGGCGCCGCCCTGGCCCAGCATGTCGGCGGTGACCAGCACCACGCCCTCTTCGGTGCGGAAGTAGCGCTGCGCATCCTGCTCGGGGTCTTCGCCGATCACGGTGCCGTCCTCGATATTGC
Coding sequences within:
- a CDS encoding glycogen/starch/alpha-glucan phosphorylase, coding for MAHSEFEYDHVAHDVHTLMRSIANKLMYAVGKNPAAARPQDWLQATELAVRDRMVERWMKTTNEYYAQDVKRVYYLSMEFLIGRTFTNALLALGIYQEVRDALRALDIDINELAELEPDAALGNGGLGRLAACFLDSMATLGISGMGYGIRYDYGMFRQQVIDGRQVEAPDYWLSGGNPWEFPRPEVQYRVRFGGRIEKDGDKVRWLDGEDVLAMAYDTIIPGYGTETTNTLRLWSAKATSEMDLSAFNQGNYFAAVEDKNHSENVSRVLYPDDSTQSGRELRLRQEYFFVSASMQDLVARHLRNGHSFDSLPDHVAVHLNDTHPVLAVPELMRILLDEHQLSWSHAWGLVQRIFSYTNHTLMHEALETWPVDMMGRLLPRHLNIIFDINADFLNSVTAQFGHDFELMRRLSLIDEHGERRVRMAYVAVVASHKVNGVSRLHSELMKQSIFADFARVFPDRFNNKTNGVTPRRWLAQANPALSDLIDSHIGRDWRRHLDQLAELKPLAADPDFAQRFRQAKRQNKLRLVDWVREHMDIALNPDSLFDVQVKRIHEYKRQLLNLLQVVARYNRILANPDADWVPRTVLFAGKAASAYHTAKLVIKLINDVAARVNSDPRVGDRLKVVFMPNYSVSLAELIIPAADLSEQISTAGTEASGTGNMKLALNGALTIGTLDGANIEIMEQVGEQNIFIFGATTPQVADIRAHGYQPRQLYETDAELRQVLDQIRDGVFSPDEPGRFQQLFDLLVNFGDHYLLLADFASYMEAQDRVDDLYRQSEEWTKKAILNVAGMGAFSSDRTIAEYAEQVWHTKPLKL
- the glgA gene encoding glycogen synthase GlgA, yielding MRVLQVCAELYPLLKTGGLADVTGALPPTLALLGCDTRVLVPGFPALRDGIVEQQLVTDLSGRFGPETVRLYCGLLPGTAVMVYVIDAPQFYDRPGNPYYDSEGKDYLDNDRRFALLGRVAAWLAEGGDSWWQPRVVHAHDWHAGLAMAYLKAREHQTGRRLAGTVYTVHNLAYQGIFSDWSFGALGLPDYFFNLYGLEYHGQVSFMKAGLYYADKLTTVSPTYAREIQRPEQGCGLDGLLASRAHDLHGIMNGVDPAVWNPVSDRLLPANYDAADLSGKAACKRALQAALGLAQRADAPLFCVVSRLAEQKGLNLVLAGLPALLAHGGQLALLGSGDPGMEAAFLDAARANPAAIAVKIGYDEALSHRLIAGADAILVPSRFEPCGLTQLYGLAYGTLPLVHRVGGLADSVVDCSLENLAEDRATGFTFDGFALDAYEAAMRRAFALFDRPADLAQVQRCAMRQQFSWDVAARQYLALYEQVAVPV